From the genome of Streptomyces sp. V1I1, one region includes:
- a CDS encoding phosphatase PAP2 family protein has product MLWVAVSVVGLGFLIALEIAARRYGVPGPMTNQVREVILAPKSGPLLYAGMALMMVALTWRQRFVAVGAAIGIDVVFWLVRWAVDAEMMAGNGALWVVLAHAVIAFTRRTGRDRVLLLKGVGLGLLLVAGRKTGDTWLLITSKTRPVVLDQYMAAADHALGSPSWLMGRIVEATGPVGAHVLDWVYVQLGVAAVVVALYQLRNVAVERRFPGHHLVRTFLVIGLLGPAIYMIFPVVGPVFAYGADGGHWAVANLWPDTPPPVTTPHPMFFDGITPRNCMPSLHTAWATAIFIHSRKGPRALRVAGAFWLIATLGATLGFGYHYGADIVAGVVFTLTIETALRSLDRGWDRPGIQLVVYGAAVFAALLASYRYLSMEMAEHPWVFGPLLILAMTSVVYGYVRTTKLWERKPASAHLPEPRREPQPELV; this is encoded by the coding sequence ATGCTGTGGGTCGCGGTGAGTGTGGTGGGCCTCGGATTCCTCATTGCACTGGAGATCGCCGCGCGTCGGTACGGCGTGCCGGGGCCGATGACCAACCAGGTGCGAGAGGTGATACTCGCCCCCAAATCAGGGCCGCTGCTGTACGCCGGTATGGCGTTGATGATGGTGGCGCTCACCTGGCGGCAGCGGTTCGTCGCGGTCGGCGCCGCGATCGGCATCGACGTCGTGTTCTGGCTCGTGCGGTGGGCGGTCGACGCCGAGATGATGGCCGGCAACGGCGCGTTGTGGGTGGTCCTGGCCCATGCCGTCATTGCTTTCACGCGCCGCACCGGCCGGGACCGTGTCCTGCTGCTGAAAGGCGTCGGACTGGGCCTGCTGCTGGTGGCCGGCCGCAAGACCGGCGACACCTGGCTGCTGATCACGTCGAAGACCCGACCGGTGGTGCTCGACCAGTACATGGCAGCCGCCGATCACGCGTTGGGCAGCCCGTCGTGGCTGATGGGCCGGATCGTCGAGGCAACCGGCCCGGTCGGCGCCCACGTTCTCGACTGGGTCTACGTTCAGCTGGGGGTGGCCGCGGTCGTCGTCGCGCTGTACCAGTTGCGCAATGTGGCGGTCGAGCGCCGCTTCCCCGGCCATCACCTGGTGCGCACGTTCCTGGTCATAGGTCTGCTCGGGCCGGCCATCTACATGATCTTCCCGGTGGTCGGACCGGTCTTCGCCTACGGCGCCGACGGCGGGCACTGGGCGGTGGCCAACCTGTGGCCGGACACGCCGCCGCCGGTCACTACCCCGCACCCGATGTTCTTCGACGGGATCACCCCGCGCAATTGCATGCCCAGCCTGCACACGGCGTGGGCCACCGCGATCTTCATTCATTCCCGCAAGGGCCCACGGGCTCTGCGAGTCGCAGGCGCGTTCTGGCTGATCGCCACGCTCGGCGCAACGCTGGGCTTCGGCTACCACTACGGCGCGGACATCGTCGCCGGTGTGGTGTTCACGCTCACGATCGAGACGGCGCTGCGCTCGCTCGACCGCGGCTGGGACCGGCCGGGAATCCAGCTCGTCGTCTACGGCGCCGCGGTCTTCGCTGCCCTCTTGGCGTCGTATCGCTATCTGTCGATGGAGATGGCCGAACATCCGTGGGTGTTCGGGCCGCTGCTCATTCTGGCGATGACCTCAGTGGTCTACGGCTACGTACGGACCACCAAGCTGTGGGAACGGAAGCCCGCGTCGGCGCATCTGCCGGAACCGCGACGCGAACCGCAGCCCGAACTGGTTTGA